A stretch of the Syntrophorhabdales bacterium genome encodes the following:
- the lpxB gene encoding lipid-A-disaccharide synthase codes for MQTAGLVRSFNRKALIVTGELSGESHALHLVNAINKLLPLEWSAVGSQKLKAAGIDILYDYRDISVTGLSEVLPKLGQIWRAYRALRRYLREAAPSLLILVDFPGFNLRLAGIAKKMAIPVVYFIPPQVWAWRSGRITRIKRDIDLVISILPFEKALYDQKGIPCVYVGHPYMATLRPKERGTFLQELGVERRQPIVTIMPGSRQNEIARLMPVLLHVVDRLRMMFKDMAVLLPIAESIERSFMESFIQEHPEVHVLEGSSIDALASSDIALVASGSATLEAAILGCPAIVIYKISSFSFLVAKHVVKVGHISLPNLIAGQEVFPEYVQDLQPEIIAQRAQYMLNNERKKLKDAMEQVRKKLGTTDSYAMACDAILHLLERIYGPLFPTAEIR; via the coding sequence TTGCAAACCGCAGGGCTGGTAAGGTCCTTTAATCGGAAAGCGCTTATTGTAACCGGAGAGCTCTCCGGTGAAAGTCACGCACTTCATCTGGTCAACGCGATAAACAAGCTGCTCCCTCTGGAATGGTCCGCCGTCGGAAGCCAGAAGCTCAAGGCGGCGGGAATAGACATTCTTTACGATTATCGCGACATCTCCGTAACAGGCCTCAGCGAAGTTCTACCAAAGCTGGGACAAATCTGGAGGGCTTACCGCGCTCTCAGGCGCTATTTGCGCGAGGCTGCTCCGTCCTTGCTTATCCTTGTGGATTTTCCCGGGTTCAACCTGCGATTGGCCGGCATAGCGAAAAAGATGGCCATCCCTGTCGTCTACTTCATACCGCCTCAGGTCTGGGCGTGGAGGTCCGGCAGGATCACGCGGATAAAAAGAGACATAGACCTCGTTATATCGATCCTTCCCTTTGAAAAAGCGCTTTATGACCAGAAAGGTATCCCCTGTGTGTACGTTGGCCATCCCTACATGGCCACACTGCGTCCCAAGGAGAGGGGCACATTCCTCCAGGAGCTCGGGGTTGAAAGGAGGCAGCCGATCGTCACCATCATGCCGGGCAGCAGGCAAAACGAAATCGCCAGGCTCATGCCAGTGCTCCTTCACGTGGTCGACCGGCTACGCATGATGTTCAAGGACATGGCGGTTCTGCTTCCCATCGCTGAGAGCATCGAGCGAAGTTTCATGGAATCGTTTATACAGGAGCACCCCGAAGTGCATGTGCTCGAAGGCTCATCCATAGACGCGCTGGCAAGCTCCGACATCGCTCTGGTTGCTTCAGGCAGTGCCACGCTGGAGGCTGCTATTCTGGGATGTCCTGCAATCGTCATCTACAAAATCTCTTCGTTCTCCTTCCTTGTGGCCAAGCACGTGGTTAAAGTGGGACACATAAGTCTTCCGAACCTCATAGCCGGGCAGGAAGTATTTCCTGAGTATGTGCAGGATCTCCAACCCGAAATCATTGCGCAAAGGGCGCAGTATATGTTAAATAATGAACGAAAAAAGCTAAAGGATGCCATGGAGCAAGTGCGAAAAAAGCTCGGCACCACTGACTCTTACGCAATGGCCTGCGATGCCATCCTTCACTTACTAGAGCGAATATATGGCCCTCTATTTCCGACTGCTGAGATTCGTTAA
- the lpxA gene encoding acyl-ACP--UDP-N-acetylglucosamine O-acyltransferase, whose amino-acid sequence MIHSTAVIDKSAELESDVEVGPYCIIGPGVKIGKGTKLIAHVSIQELTEIGEGCTIHPFTAIGGPPQDITYKDEPTTCVIGDKNTLREYVTINRGSKSSGSTIVGAANFIMAYAHIAHDCRVGNHVIMANCATLAGHVHVDDYAIVSGLSAAHQFCRIGKYAFISGLTGVPKDVPPFMMAAGNRARLYGLNSVGLERQGIPKAEIVKLKRAYRILFRSSLPLEKSLKIVEEELDGDNVRDLVTFIRSSERGICR is encoded by the coding sequence ATGATACATTCGACTGCTGTCATTGACAAGAGTGCAGAGCTGGAATCGGATGTTGAAGTGGGCCCTTACTGTATCATCGGTCCCGGAGTAAAGATCGGTAAAGGAACAAAGCTCATTGCCCACGTGAGCATACAGGAACTGACAGAGATCGGTGAGGGCTGCACCATTCACCCTTTCACTGCGATAGGCGGGCCTCCCCAGGACATAACATATAAAGATGAACCTACCACCTGCGTGATAGGCGATAAGAATACGCTACGTGAATACGTGACAATCAACCGGGGCTCGAAGTCGAGCGGCTCGACTATTGTCGGAGCAGCCAATTTTATCATGGCGTACGCCCACATTGCGCACGACTGTCGTGTGGGCAATCACGTTATCATGGCAAATTGCGCAACACTCGCGGGCCACGTTCACGTAGACGATTACGCCATAGTGAGCGGTCTCAGCGCTGCCCACCAATTCTGCAGAATAGGCAAATACGCTTTCATAAGCGGCTTGACGGGAGTGCCGAAGGACGTACCTCCATTCATGATGGCGGCTGGCAACAGAGCCAGACTCTACGGCCTGAACAGCGTGGGCCTCGAAAGACAGGGCATTCCCAAAGCCGAGATTGTGAAACTGAAAAGAGCCTACCGTATTCTCTTCAGGTCATCATTGCCCCTTGAGAAATCGTTGAAGATCGTGGAAGAAGAATTGGACGGAGATAATGTCAGAGATCTCGTCACTTTCATACGTTCATCAGAGAGGGGCATATGCCGTTAA
- a CDS encoding lysophospholipid acyltransferase family protein: MRKRAKQFLLVHTLPPLVYVFLLLLRATLSITHVNRERMERAREDAGSMIACFWHGRLLLMPFAVKGVKAKVLISRHRDGEFIARVIRFFGLDTVRGSHRKGGVTSIREMITAMREGWNIAITPDGPKGPKEKIKEGLLELAKISQKPIIPVSYGARKKKPSTPGTASFCLILFRRLYSCGESLFTLTGMHPGLTWKVNG, encoded by the coding sequence ATGCGTAAACGTGCAAAGCAGTTTCTCCTCGTACACACGCTTCCACCACTGGTCTACGTCTTTCTCCTGCTCCTCAGAGCCACGCTGAGCATAACCCACGTCAACAGGGAGCGGATGGAACGAGCCAGAGAAGATGCCGGCAGCATGATCGCCTGTTTCTGGCACGGCAGGCTACTGCTCATGCCCTTTGCAGTAAAGGGGGTAAAGGCTAAAGTGCTCATATCCCGCCATCGGGACGGGGAATTTATCGCCCGCGTTATCCGGTTTTTCGGACTGGATACGGTGCGCGGTTCACACAGGAAGGGTGGCGTCACATCGATACGGGAAATGATCACGGCCATGCGCGAAGGATGGAACATTGCCATTACGCCTGATGGCCCCAAGGGGCCGAAGGAAAAGATCAAGGAGGGCCTCCTTGAACTGGCCAAGATCAGCCAAAAACCGATCATTCCCGTCTCGTACGGTGCTCGTAAAAAAAAACCTTCGACTCCTGGGACAGCTTCGTTCTGCCTTATCCTTTTTCGAAGATTGTATTCTTGTGGGGAGAGCCTGTTTACATTGACCGGAATGCATCCAGGGCTGACCTGGAAAGTGAACGGCTGA
- a CDS encoding Gfo/Idh/MocA family oxidoreductase, producing MPLKICVIGVGHMGRIHAEKLKEMEGVVLCGLIDADHNCLEEASRKHSAPCFSDYKKVLPLIDAALIATPTRTHYAIARDCLEKGVHVFMEKPITTTPAEAEELIATARAKKLVLQVGHLERFSPAFLKALRHIKDPIFIEAQRISTFTGRSTDIDVVMDLMIHDIDLVLSIARGEVIDVRAQGTPVVTDKIDVANARIEFEGGCVASLTASRASKKKERSFKIFQKERYFDLDLLKGRMTALARGSKGTVRLEEYQAEKIDPVKAELMEFIEAVKERRQPRVEGEHGLRALLLANLIRESIKQNLANRRAGKVL from the coding sequence ATGCCGTTAAAAATCTGCGTGATCGGCGTGGGGCATATGGGGAGGATCCACGCAGAGAAACTGAAGGAAATGGAGGGAGTTGTTCTGTGCGGCCTTATCGACGCGGATCACAATTGCCTTGAAGAGGCCTCAAGAAAGCACTCTGCACCCTGCTTCAGCGATTACAAAAAGGTGCTCCCTCTGATTGACGCTGCTCTGATCGCCACCCCCACCAGGACTCACTACGCCATCGCCAGGGATTGCCTCGAAAAGGGCGTTCACGTGTTCATGGAAAAGCCGATCACAACAACTCCCGCGGAGGCGGAAGAGCTCATAGCAACCGCCAGAGCAAAGAAGCTCGTCCTCCAGGTCGGTCACCTTGAACGTTTCAGTCCTGCCTTTCTGAAAGCACTGCGCCATATAAAGGATCCGATATTCATTGAAGCCCAGAGAATAAGCACGTTCACTGGGAGATCCACAGATATAGACGTCGTGATGGACCTGATGATCCACGATATAGATCTTGTTCTCTCCATAGCCCGCGGTGAAGTGATTGATGTACGGGCTCAGGGAACCCCGGTGGTAACAGACAAGATCGACGTCGCTAATGCGCGCATTGAGTTTGAAGGCGGCTGCGTGGCGAGCCTCACGGCCAGCAGAGCGTCGAAGAAGAAAGAGCGGTCGTTCAAGATATTTCAGAAGGAGCGCTACTTCGATCTCGATCTGCTCAAAGGCCGTATGACAGCTCTTGCCAGAGGAAGCAAGGGCACGGTTCGGTTGGAAGAATACCAGGCGGAAAAGATCGACCCGGTCAAAGCCGAATTAATGGAGTTTATTGAGGCGGTCAAAGAAAGACGACAGCCTCGGGTAGAAGGAGAGCACGGCCTCAGGGCGCTCCTGCTCGCCAATCTGATCAGGGAGTCGATAAAACAGAATCTTGCAAACCGCAGGGCTGGTAAGGTCCTTTAA
- the msbA gene encoding lipid A export permease/ATP-binding protein MsbA, with protein sequence MALYFRLLRFVKPYWGKLLMAAIFMSGSAATNGATAFLVKPVLDKIFFEKNGSMLVIIPFGIILLYLVKGVFDYLQAYLMGFVGQKVITDIRNLLFMRLQQQPLAFYDKTPTGVIISRVTNDISLVQSAVSDSFTAILKDAFTIVGLIFVVFYRDWKLAAIAFVILPFATYPIVIFGRRLRKIAVQNQKAMARMTNFLHETITGQRIVKAFTMESYEAERFGEENESLFRIIVKRYKVRALSSPVMEALGGIAVAVIIWYGGSQVISGQSTPGNFFSFTAALLMLYEPIKRLNKENHNVQQGLAAAQRVFEIVDRQSEIQDKSTAVELAAVEGSIELENVYFRYEEKMILKNVNLKINKNEVVAIVGESGVGKTTLINLIMRFYDVTGGSLKVDGVDIRDMTLDCLRKNIAIVTQDVILFNDTITKNIAHGSHEDPARIEEAARTAFAHDFILKLPKKYETNVGEKGLRLSGGQKQRIAIARALYRDAPILILDEATSALDSASEGEVQRALENLMRGRTTIIIAHRLSTIISADRIIVLQGGAIVQEGPHRELIGVDGPYKQLYELQFKNDGKKIIHMGKRPKNA encoded by the coding sequence ATGGCCCTCTATTTCCGACTGCTGAGATTCGTTAAGCCATACTGGGGCAAGCTTCTTATGGCAGCCATCTTCATGTCCGGCTCCGCTGCCACCAACGGAGCAACCGCCTTCCTGGTCAAGCCCGTTCTTGACAAGATATTCTTTGAGAAGAATGGCAGCATGCTTGTTATCATCCCGTTCGGCATAATCCTTCTCTATCTGGTAAAGGGAGTTTTCGATTACCTCCAGGCGTACCTCATGGGCTTCGTGGGGCAAAAGGTGATAACCGATATCAGGAATCTGCTGTTCATGCGTCTTCAGCAGCAGCCCCTTGCGTTCTACGACAAGACACCGACCGGAGTGATCATATCGAGAGTCACCAACGACATAAGCCTTGTTCAGAGCGCTGTCTCCGACTCCTTCACGGCCATCCTCAAAGATGCCTTTACGATAGTCGGCCTCATTTTCGTTGTTTTTTACCGGGACTGGAAGCTGGCTGCCATAGCATTCGTCATACTGCCGTTCGCCACGTATCCGATAGTTATTTTTGGAAGGCGTTTACGCAAAATTGCCGTTCAGAATCAGAAGGCAATGGCAAGGATGACCAACTTTCTTCACGAGACCATAACGGGTCAGCGCATTGTCAAGGCTTTCACCATGGAGTCCTACGAAGCAGAGCGCTTCGGGGAAGAAAATGAAAGCCTCTTCCGGATCATCGTAAAGCGTTACAAGGTACGCGCTCTCTCGTCGCCAGTGATGGAGGCACTCGGGGGGATAGCCGTTGCCGTGATCATATGGTATGGAGGATCTCAGGTAATTTCCGGGCAGTCGACGCCTGGCAATTTTTTCTCCTTTACTGCTGCTCTCCTCATGCTCTACGAGCCCATCAAGCGCCTCAACAAGGAGAATCACAATGTCCAGCAGGGGTTGGCCGCGGCGCAGCGGGTCTTTGAGATAGTGGACCGGCAGTCCGAAATACAGGATAAGAGCACTGCTGTTGAGCTTGCCGCTGTTGAGGGAAGCATAGAGCTCGAGAATGTCTATTTTCGTTATGAAGAAAAAATGATCCTGAAGAATGTGAATCTCAAGATCAACAAAAACGAAGTTGTGGCGATTGTGGGAGAAAGTGGGGTCGGTAAGACTACACTGATCAATCTGATCATGCGCTTTTACGATGTGACGGGCGGCTCCCTTAAGGTTGACGGCGTTGACATCAGGGATATGACGCTTGACTGTCTCCGAAAGAACATAGCCATTGTGACACAGGACGTGATTCTCTTCAATGACACAATTACGAAGAACATCGCTCACGGTTCACACGAGGACCCTGCCAGGATAGAGGAGGCAGCGCGCACGGCATTTGCGCACGACTTCATTCTCAAGCTCCCCAAGAAATATGAGACAAATGTGGGCGAGAAGGGATTGCGCCTCTCCGGCGGGCAGAAGCAGCGGATAGCAATAGCGCGAGCCCTGTACAGGGACGCGCCCATTCTCATCCTTGACGAAGCAACAAGCGCCCTTGACTCGGCATCTGAAGGAGAGGTACAGCGGGCCCTCGAAAACCTTATGCGCGGAAGAACCACCATCATCATCGCTCACCGGTTGTCCACGATCATAAGTGCGGATCGCATTATCGTGCTCCAGGGAGGGGCAATCGTACAGGAAGGACCGCACAGGGAACTGATTGGAGTCGATGGCCCGTACAAGCAACTCTACGAGCTGCAGTTCAAGAATGATGGCAAGAAGATCATACATATGGGGAAAAGACCCAAAAATGCGTAA
- a CDS encoding OmpH family outer membrane protein: MKKLLGMVVVLSAILLPLLAFGQTVQPATKIGFIDLQRVMLESERGKEAKKGLMDEAEKLKKTLDQRQDEIQKLKDALERQAATITPEARADKEKQYQAKLKDYQRLAGDYENDLRQKDQETSQKILKDLEEIVKRLGDGEKYTLILERTQAGILFGNTSSDITEKVISLYNESAKKGGPTAGATKK; this comes from the coding sequence ATGAAAAAGTTACTTGGCATGGTAGTGGTGTTGTCGGCTATATTGTTACCACTTTTGGCTTTTGGGCAGACAGTTCAACCTGCCACCAAGATCGGCTTCATTGACCTGCAGAGGGTTATGCTTGAATCGGAGAGGGGTAAGGAAGCCAAGAAGGGGTTGATGGATGAAGCAGAGAAACTGAAGAAGACATTGGACCAGAGACAGGACGAGATACAGAAGTTAAAAGATGCGCTGGAGCGGCAGGCAGCCACGATAACCCCTGAGGCCCGTGCGGACAAGGAAAAGCAGTACCAGGCTAAGCTCAAGGATTACCAGCGGCTGGCCGGTGACTACGAAAACGATCTCCGTCAAAAGGATCAAGAAACTTCACAAAAAATCCTTAAAGACCTTGAAGAAATAGTCAAACGCCTGGGTGACGGCGAAAAGTATACGCTTATCCTCGAGAGGACGCAGGCAGGTATACTCTTTGGGAACACCTCCAGTGACATCACCGAAAAGGTCATCTCTCTCTACAACGAAAGCGCAAAAAAAGGTGGTCCAACAGCTGGTGCAACAAAGAAATGA
- the lpxD gene encoding UDP-3-O-(3-hydroxymyristoyl)glucosamine N-acyltransferase, with translation MKRLQEIADRLHGRLVGDGDLGISGIASLQEAEPGQITFVAHHSLARHLKDSKASAVIVSKEVAAQIEDSQDAGRNIIVVDNPSLAYAFVAEMFDTPKHKEPGVSPLACVCDDVMVSPEAAVMPFVYVGKGSTIDRGVTIYPFTYVGEGVRIGEDTLIYSNVTLYSGVTIGKRVIIHAGSVLGSDGFGYTWDGTGHRKIRQLGTLVLEDDVEVGANTTIDRGSLGKTTIGRGVKIDNLVQVAHNVSIGENSIIISQVGIAGSSTLGKNVILAGQVGVRDHVTIGDNVKAGGSTGITKDVPANSNIMGTPHMPHREWLRLQGYLKKLPDLTKRIEALENKMVQEERE, from the coding sequence ATGAAACGCCTGCAGGAGATCGCCGATAGATTGCATGGGCGTCTTGTGGGCGACGGTGATCTAGGTATCTCCGGCATAGCCAGCCTCCAGGAGGCAGAGCCCGGTCAGATCACCTTCGTAGCGCATCATTCCCTGGCCAGACACCTCAAGGACTCCAAAGCATCCGCCGTCATCGTTAGCAAAGAAGTTGCGGCTCAGATAGAGGATTCCCAGGACGCTGGCCGGAATATCATTGTTGTCGACAATCCCTCGCTGGCGTACGCCTTTGTCGCCGAGATGTTTGACACGCCGAAGCACAAGGAGCCGGGGGTCAGCCCCCTTGCCTGCGTTTGCGATGACGTCATGGTATCCCCTGAGGCGGCTGTTATGCCTTTCGTTTACGTAGGCAAGGGCTCTACGATTGACCGCGGCGTGACCATCTATCCTTTCACGTATGTGGGAGAGGGCGTACGAATAGGCGAAGACACACTCATCTATTCCAATGTGACACTCTACAGCGGCGTCACCATTGGCAAGAGGGTCATTATTCATGCCGGCAGTGTGCTGGGCAGTGATGGATTCGGCTACACCTGGGACGGGACCGGACACCGCAAGATACGGCAACTCGGCACTCTTGTCCTTGAGGATGATGTTGAGGTGGGCGCAAATACCACCATCGATCGCGGCTCCCTGGGGAAGACAACCATCGGTCGCGGGGTAAAAATCGACAACCTCGTGCAGGTTGCCCATAACGTCTCGATTGGTGAGAATTCGATCATAATTTCGCAAGTAGGAATCGCCGGGAGTTCCACCCTGGGCAAAAACGTGATTCTCGCCGGTCAGGTGGGCGTGAGAGATCACGTGACGATCGGGGATAACGTAAAGGCAGGAGGCAGCACGGGAATCACCAAGGACGTTCCCGCAAATTCTAATATCATGGGGACGCCTCACATGCCTCACCGGGAATGGCTGAGGCTGCAAGGTTACTTAAAAAAACTACCCGACCTCACCAAGAGAATAGAGGCACTAGAGAACAAAATGGTGCAAGAGGAGCGTGAATGA
- the fabZ gene encoding 3-hydroxyacyl-ACP dehydratase FabZ — translation MIEINEILRLLPHGFPFLLVDRILEYEPEKSIVGVKNVTFNEPYFPGHFPKNPVMPGVLIIEAMAQAAGVLAFKSHPDLRGNVFFIGIDNARFRKPVVPGDQLKLVLQVVKHRKEIWVFDGEAFVDDKKVAEARIMATLQAEEGK, via the coding sequence ATGATAGAGATCAATGAGATCCTCAGGCTGCTGCCGCATGGTTTTCCCTTTCTGCTTGTAGACAGGATTCTCGAGTACGAACCGGAAAAGAGCATTGTCGGAGTCAAGAACGTCACGTTCAACGAACCCTATTTCCCCGGCCACTTCCCGAAGAATCCGGTGATGCCCGGCGTGTTGATCATCGAGGCAATGGCTCAGGCCGCAGGGGTCCTCGCCTTCAAGTCGCACCCCGACCTCAGGGGAAACGTCTTTTTTATAGGGATCGATAACGCCCGGTTTCGGAAACCAGTGGTTCCCGGTGATCAGCTGAAGCTTGTGCTCCAGGTAGTGAAGCACAGAAAAGAGATATGGGTCTTCGACGGCGAAGCCTTCGTGGATGACAAGAAAGTGGCTGAGGCACGCATCATGGCCACGCTGCAGGCAGAGGAAGGAAAATGA
- a CDS encoding glycosyltransferase N-terminal domain-containing protein: MWKLAYNVGVYCTFPFFVVLALAKKKIRKTLLERMYVRKAPEMHDVLWIHAASVGEAVIAENFVNFMHSRMGAGSFAITTNTDYTYRLLNKKLAGRARVLYLPFDLPCVIKRFMNDSTFKALILVETEIWPNVVWAAHSRGIPVLIMNGRISDRTVKNYRALSFFLKHVLSSIDLVLAQSEEQAARFVSVGMDRSRVRTTGNLKYYRFFDHRPETEHTEEIITFGSIKEKELPVILPLIEPLKKRFPDRPVYLVPRDLALVNAVREGITGTLRVCRFSELKAGKVRAPDVVVVDTMGDLMSIYQRSLVAFVGGSLAPYGGQNILEPLFFGAPVLFGPHIENFREIADRILSAGAGRLVQDGNEVFETIRDLINNPDLRRAMGEAGLQVIREQEAAMTTTVDAVTEVLWKNSTA, translated from the coding sequence ATGTGGAAGTTAGCTTACAACGTCGGCGTATACTGCACTTTCCCCTTCTTTGTTGTTCTCGCCTTAGCGAAGAAAAAGATCAGAAAAACCCTTCTTGAAAGAATGTACGTGAGGAAAGCGCCGGAGATGCACGATGTGCTCTGGATCCACGCAGCCTCTGTGGGCGAAGCAGTCATTGCGGAGAATTTCGTCAACTTTATGCACAGCCGCATGGGTGCTGGCAGCTTTGCCATCACGACGAACACGGACTACACGTACCGCCTCCTGAACAAGAAACTTGCAGGCCGCGCACGCGTGCTGTACCTGCCCTTCGATCTTCCTTGTGTCATCAAACGCTTCATGAATGACTCCACGTTCAAGGCGCTCATCCTAGTCGAGACCGAAATATGGCCGAACGTTGTGTGGGCTGCGCATAGCCGCGGGATACCCGTGCTTATCATGAACGGAAGAATCTCTGATCGTACGGTGAAGAACTACCGAGCTCTCTCCTTTTTTCTCAAGCACGTGCTTTCGTCCATAGATCTCGTGCTCGCACAATCAGAAGAACAGGCCGCAAGATTCGTCTCCGTTGGTATGGATAGATCTCGTGTCAGAACTACGGGCAATCTAAAATACTACCGGTTTTTCGATCATCGGCCTGAGACAGAGCACACAGAGGAGATCATTACGTTCGGCAGCATTAAGGAGAAGGAGCTACCAGTCATTCTCCCGCTGATAGAGCCGCTGAAGAAGAGATTTCCTGATCGGCCCGTCTACCTGGTGCCAAGAGACCTTGCGCTGGTCAACGCCGTCAGAGAGGGAATTACAGGGACGTTACGCGTCTGCAGGTTTTCCGAGTTGAAAGCAGGCAAAGTGCGGGCACCAGACGTTGTTGTAGTGGATACCATGGGCGATCTCATGTCCATATACCAGAGAAGCCTCGTGGCCTTCGTAGGAGGCAGCCTCGCGCCCTATGGAGGCCAGAATATACTGGAGCCCCTTTTCTTTGGCGCTCCTGTTCTTTTCGGCCCGCACATTGAAAACTTCAGGGAAATTGCCGACCGCATTCTCTCAGCCGGCGCGGGCAGGCTGGTGCAGGACGGAAACGAGGTATTCGAAACAATAAGGGATCTCATCAATAATCCTGACCTGCGCCGCGCAATGGGCGAGGCAGGCTTGCAGGTGATACGGGAGCAGGAAGCTGCCATGACCACAACAGTTGACGCGGTGACGGAGGTGCTATGGAAGAATTCGACCGCTTAG